In Capsicum annuum cultivar UCD-10X-F1 chromosome 7, UCD10Xv1.1, whole genome shotgun sequence, one genomic interval encodes:
- the LOC107878202 gene encoding fimbrin-5 isoform X2 produces MSGFVGVVVSDQWLHSQFTQVELRGLHSSAYLDLQGRATAKLGNTKLKTSSSFLKARTTTIRHNISESEKASYVAHINSFLREDKFLKDYLPIDPSGNELFELVKGGVLLCKLINVAVPGTIDERAINTKKVVNPWERNENHTLCLNSAKAIGCTVVNIGTQDLVEARPHLVVGLISQIIKIQLLADLNLKKTPQLVELVEDSKDVEELLGLAPEKVLLKWMNFHLKKAGYKKQVNNFSSDLKDGEAYAHLLNALAPEHGTTTTLDTKDPTERANLIIEQAEKLDCKRYVTPQDIVEGSPNLNLAFVAQIFQNRNGLSADTKNISFAEMMEDDAQTSREERCFRLWINSLGTDTYINNLFDNVRTGWPLLEVLDKIAPGSVNWKQATKPPIKMPFRKVENCNQVIRIGKELNFSLVNVAGNDIVQGNKKLILAFLWQLMRFTMLQLLKNLRFHAQGKEITDADILNWANKKVKSAGRKSQVESFKDKSLSNGTFFLELLSAVEPRVVNWSVVTKGETDEDKKLNATYIISVARKLGCSIFLLPEDIIEVNQKMILTLTASIMYWSLQHKADTPETIPEEDNAASDESPAAATDGENVSP; encoded by the exons ATGTCTGgttttgttggtgttgttgtttctGATCAATGGCTTCATAGCCAATTCACCCAAGTCGAGCTCCGTGGCCTTCATTCCAGT GCATATCTAGATCTACAAGGACGAGCTACTGCTAAATTGGGTAATACGAAGTTAAAAACCTCGTCCTCTTTCCTCAAGGCCAGAACAACCACAATTCGTCACAATATTAGTGAATCTGAAAAGGCCTCATATGTTGCACACATCAATAGCTTTCTCAGAGAGGACAAGTTTTTGAAGGATTATCTTCCTATAGATCCATCTGGCAATGAACTCTTTGAGCTCGTGAAAGGTGGTGTTCTTCTGTG TAAGCTTATCAATGTTGCCGTACCTGGTACTATTGATGAGCGTGCTATCAATACCAAAAAGGTTGTTAATCCATGGGAGAGGAATGAGAACCACACTCTTTGCCTCAATTCTGCAAAGGCAATCGGTTGCACAGTGGTCAATATTGGCACTCAGGATTTAGTTGAAGCAAGA CCTCATCTGGTTGTTGGGCTGATTTCTCAAATTATCAAG ATCCAACTATTAGCTGATCTCAATTTGAAGAAAACTCCGCAACTTGTGGAACTTGTGGAGGACAGCAAG GATGTGGAGGAGCTCTTAGGTTTAGCTCCAGAAAAGGTTTTACTGAAATGGATGAACTTCCATCTAAAGAAGGCAGGCTATAAGAAGCAGGTCAATAATTTTTCATCTGATTTAAAG GATGGAGAGGCCTATGCTCATTTGCTCAATGCTCTTGCACCCGAACATGGTACAACCACCACATTAGATACTAAAGATCCAACTGAAAGAGCAAATTTGATTATTGAGCAAGCAGAGAAACTCGACTGCAAAAGATATGTTACCCCACAGGATATTGTTGAGGGCTCCCCAAACTTAAATCTTGCATTTGTTGCACAAATATTCCAAAACAG GAATGGATTGTCAGCGGACACCAAGAACATATCTTTCGCTGAGATGATGGAGGATGATGCTCAAACATCTCGAGAAGAAAGATGCTTCCGGTTGTGGATTAACAGTCTtggaactgatacctacattaataatttatttgacaATGTCAGAACTGG GTGGCCCCTCCTCGAGGTACTCGACAAAATTGCACCAGGATCAGTCAACTGGAAGCAAGCAACAAAACCCCCTATTAAGATGCCTTTTAGAAAAGTTGAGAATTGCAACCAAGTCATAAGGATTGGGAAAGAACTGAATTTTTCACTTGTGAATGTAGCTGGAAATGATATTGTACAAGGAAACAAGAAGCTTATATTGG CCTTTTTGTGGCAGCTAATGAGATTCACAATGCTGCAACTATTGAAAAACTTGAGGTTTCATGCCCAAGGAAAGGAAATAACAGATGCTGACATCCTCAATTGGGCAAACAAAAAAGTGAAGAGTGCAGGCAGAAAATCTCAAGTGGAAAGCTTCAAg GACAAAAGTCTATCAAATGGGACGTTCTTCCTAGAACTTCTTAGTGCAGTAGAGCCAAGGGTCGTGAATTGGAGCGTTGTAACTAAGGGGGAAACAG ATGAGGATAAGAAGCTTAATGCAACTTACATAATCAGTGTTGCAAGGAAACTTGGATGCTCCATCTTCTTATTGCCAGAGGATATAATAGAG GTGAACCAGAAGATGATCCTTACTCTCACAGCAAGCATCATGTATTGGAGCTTGCAACATAAAGCTGATACTCCAGAGACCATCCCTGAAGAAGACAATGCTGCTTCTGATGAATCTCCAGCGGCAGCCACTGATGGTGAGAATGTTTCTCCCTAA
- the LOC107878202 gene encoding fimbrin-5 isoform X1: protein MSGFVGVVVSDQWLHSQFTQVELRGLHSSFVSAKNDSGKVTLGDLPPVMCKLKALKDILTADDISQILHESSSHMSEEIDFESFLRAYLDLQGRATAKLGNTKLKTSSSFLKARTTTIRHNISESEKASYVAHINSFLREDKFLKDYLPIDPSGNELFELVKGGVLLCKLINVAVPGTIDERAINTKKVVNPWERNENHTLCLNSAKAIGCTVVNIGTQDLVEARPHLVVGLISQIIKIQLLADLNLKKTPQLVELVEDSKDVEELLGLAPEKVLLKWMNFHLKKAGYKKQVNNFSSDLKDGEAYAHLLNALAPEHGTTTTLDTKDPTERANLIIEQAEKLDCKRYVTPQDIVEGSPNLNLAFVAQIFQNRNGLSADTKNISFAEMMEDDAQTSREERCFRLWINSLGTDTYINNLFDNVRTGWPLLEVLDKIAPGSVNWKQATKPPIKMPFRKVENCNQVIRIGKELNFSLVNVAGNDIVQGNKKLILAFLWQLMRFTMLQLLKNLRFHAQGKEITDADILNWANKKVKSAGRKSQVESFKDKSLSNGTFFLELLSAVEPRVVNWSVVTKGETDEDKKLNATYIISVARKLGCSIFLLPEDIIEVNQKMILTLTASIMYWSLQHKADTPETIPEEDNAASDESPAAATDGENVSP, encoded by the exons ATGTCTGgttttgttggtgttgttgtttctGATCAATGGCTTCATAGCCAATTCACCCAAGTCGAGCTCCGTGGCCTTCATTCCAGT TTTGTTTCTGCGAAGAATGATTCTGGGAAAGTAACACTGGGTGATCTGCCACCCGTTATGTGCAAACTTAAGGCCTTGAAGGATATTCTCACTGCAGATGACATTAGCCAGATATTACATGAGTCATCTTCTCATATGAGTGAAGAAATTGACTTCGAATCCTTTCTTCGG GCATATCTAGATCTACAAGGACGAGCTACTGCTAAATTGGGTAATACGAAGTTAAAAACCTCGTCCTCTTTCCTCAAGGCCAGAACAACCACAATTCGTCACAATATTAGTGAATCTGAAAAGGCCTCATATGTTGCACACATCAATAGCTTTCTCAGAGAGGACAAGTTTTTGAAGGATTATCTTCCTATAGATCCATCTGGCAATGAACTCTTTGAGCTCGTGAAAGGTGGTGTTCTTCTGTG TAAGCTTATCAATGTTGCCGTACCTGGTACTATTGATGAGCGTGCTATCAATACCAAAAAGGTTGTTAATCCATGGGAGAGGAATGAGAACCACACTCTTTGCCTCAATTCTGCAAAGGCAATCGGTTGCACAGTGGTCAATATTGGCACTCAGGATTTAGTTGAAGCAAGA CCTCATCTGGTTGTTGGGCTGATTTCTCAAATTATCAAG ATCCAACTATTAGCTGATCTCAATTTGAAGAAAACTCCGCAACTTGTGGAACTTGTGGAGGACAGCAAG GATGTGGAGGAGCTCTTAGGTTTAGCTCCAGAAAAGGTTTTACTGAAATGGATGAACTTCCATCTAAAGAAGGCAGGCTATAAGAAGCAGGTCAATAATTTTTCATCTGATTTAAAG GATGGAGAGGCCTATGCTCATTTGCTCAATGCTCTTGCACCCGAACATGGTACAACCACCACATTAGATACTAAAGATCCAACTGAAAGAGCAAATTTGATTATTGAGCAAGCAGAGAAACTCGACTGCAAAAGATATGTTACCCCACAGGATATTGTTGAGGGCTCCCCAAACTTAAATCTTGCATTTGTTGCACAAATATTCCAAAACAG GAATGGATTGTCAGCGGACACCAAGAACATATCTTTCGCTGAGATGATGGAGGATGATGCTCAAACATCTCGAGAAGAAAGATGCTTCCGGTTGTGGATTAACAGTCTtggaactgatacctacattaataatttatttgacaATGTCAGAACTGG GTGGCCCCTCCTCGAGGTACTCGACAAAATTGCACCAGGATCAGTCAACTGGAAGCAAGCAACAAAACCCCCTATTAAGATGCCTTTTAGAAAAGTTGAGAATTGCAACCAAGTCATAAGGATTGGGAAAGAACTGAATTTTTCACTTGTGAATGTAGCTGGAAATGATATTGTACAAGGAAACAAGAAGCTTATATTGG CCTTTTTGTGGCAGCTAATGAGATTCACAATGCTGCAACTATTGAAAAACTTGAGGTTTCATGCCCAAGGAAAGGAAATAACAGATGCTGACATCCTCAATTGGGCAAACAAAAAAGTGAAGAGTGCAGGCAGAAAATCTCAAGTGGAAAGCTTCAAg GACAAAAGTCTATCAAATGGGACGTTCTTCCTAGAACTTCTTAGTGCAGTAGAGCCAAGGGTCGTGAATTGGAGCGTTGTAACTAAGGGGGAAACAG ATGAGGATAAGAAGCTTAATGCAACTTACATAATCAGTGTTGCAAGGAAACTTGGATGCTCCATCTTCTTATTGCCAGAGGATATAATAGAG GTGAACCAGAAGATGATCCTTACTCTCACAGCAAGCATCATGTATTGGAGCTTGCAACATAAAGCTGATACTCCAGAGACCATCCCTGAAGAAGACAATGCTGCTTCTGATGAATCTCCAGCGGCAGCCACTGATGGTGAGAATGTTTCTCCCTAA